TCCACATACGCAATAAACGTTTCTTCATTGAAAATCCAATTTCCATCACCGACAATCCAACCTCCCAAACCATGTATGGAAATTGCTTTGTTGTCTGGCACACTCAAACTCACCCAACCCCGTTGAACATCCCTTACGAAATGTTCGAAATCTTCAAAATTCCAACATTCAACCCTTCCATTTTCATAAACATCGATGTCCACAAAAAAGTGAGCCCCGTTTTTAATAAACGCAGGTATTGAATATCCTTCAATGACCTCTCTTCGGTAAACCTTCGTTGTTGGTCTAATCATTTTTGTTTTGTCCATTTTAAAAAAGTTGAATTGCATGAAAGGGGTTCTTCAACGCACCGTCACGACCTGACCTCCCGCAACGCCGTGCGCAAATCCCTGCAAATCCCCCAGATTGACCAAAGTTTTCTTCCATTTCGGATCGAAAATAGTCAAAAAGGACGTCTCGGCAATAGAAAAGCGCATTGATCTTGATTTACGGATAGCTTGCTGTGTTTTTGCACCATTCAGTCTGGTCTTCCGAAAATACCAATTGCCCGCCAAGGAGACCACCCGAAGGGCATGCCCGTCCCTCCATCAACTCCTTTCCCCGAAGTACCTTTCCCAATATTCCCCGTAAGCACCCAGCAAAAAGGCCCAGGCGGATTGGCTGATCTTGGCTTTGGGTGCGACCATTTCGAAGGCATGGAAACAGCCCTTGAACAATTGGAATTCAACGGGGACATGGGCCTGTTGGAGCTGCTGCACGTACGTCAGCGTTTCATCCTTGAAGGGTTCCAAGTCGCCGACAAAGGTAATGGTGGGCGGAAGCTTCGAATAATCCGTCGCGCGCTGCCGCTGCATACGCGGGAATCGGTACATGCTGCGCATTCAGGTCCTGCAGATAGGCCTTCCAGCCAAATTTGTTGGTTTTCGCATTCCAAACGGGCGCATTGTTGTCGACGGTGGATGCTGTGTTTTGGCGGTCATCGATCATCGGATAAATGGGCATTTGAAAGGCAATCGCCACATCTTGGGTATCCGTCGCTTTCAGGCTCACGGCCGCAGTCAGTCCCCCGCCCGCGCTATGGCCGGCGACGATGAACTTATCCGCAATCATTCCAAGGGTTTCCGCATTCGCCTTCATCCACAATAAGGTCGAATAACAATCGTCGAATGCAGCAGGGTAGGGGGCATCCAATGCGCGCCGATAGGCTGGACTAACAATGATGCAGGGTTTTGTGGCGATGAAGCGATGAATCACCTCCAAAAAGGACTCCGGACTCCCCGTAATATAGCCGCCGCCATGGATGTACAGCATGCCGGGCAATTTCCCGGTGGCATTCGCAGGCCCGAATATGCGCACACGGATATCAGGTCCGCCCGCTGTGCCCGGAATCCACTGTTCCGCACAATTCAACCCCTTTATTTTGGCCCCCTTGGTCAGATTGCCCAATCTGTTCAGCATCCGCACAGTCCACGCACGCCCCAACAATCCGGCAGCGAATTTCATCGGTCCGTAAAACTTGCGAAGTTCCGGATCAAGCTGTTGTTTGTTGATTTTCATATCGTTGTATCACCTATTGCACGACCACATTCTTCGCCAATGTCTTGAAGCGCACGCCGTTTTCCTGCACGACCGTGATCGTAATATGCCCCGTTTTGCTCGCGTGGATGTCGCGGACGATGCCGGATTTGCCTTTGTGGGTGCCGGCGATTACGGTGCAGTTGTCGCCGTCTTTGAGTTGTGAAGTTTCCATAGTGTGCCTAATTGAGTTCTCCTTGAATCAAATCCTCGTCCTCATGTTGGTGGATTTTCGAAATCAAATCGTCGGTGATTTCACTGACCAATTCCTCCATGAGGCGGGAATATTGCTGGAATTCCTTCCATAAAACTTGGTTCATAAAAGCTTCATCCACCCTCACCATGACGGTCGTGTACTTTTGCCGGTAATAGCGATAGGGTTTTACCTCATATTTGCGGCAAATTGCAATCAACAATTTCTTATGCCAATTGCTGGGCATGGACAAGCTGAATTCTTTGGGTTTGGATTGGATTTGCAGAGAAGGATTGTTGCGCAGGATTCTCTCTTTTGCCGAAATCGCTGCGTTTTTCTCACCATCGGTCTGCGCGCCCGCGATGAGGGCTTCAATTTTCTTAATCTTCTCCAGCAATTGATTCATAATACCATTCGAACTAAGCGGATCATAGCGTTACCCCTCAAACAAGTGGAGAACCCTCTCTTCCTAGATTCAAATCTGAAGGATTATTTCAGTCTTTCAAAACGCCCTTGCGCTTCACAATATTCTTGTAATCCCATTGAATGTCCCGGGCTTTTTGAAGCCATCGGGCAAGGTCATCCACGTTGACTTGTTCTGCTGTCGTGAAACGCGCCTCGGCGGCCTTGAAGTTGCCTTCGTTTTTCAGCCCGGGTTCGTCAAAGGTTTGCCCGCTCCAAAACAGCAACCGGACGCCGCCCTTGAGCTTGCTGTAACCCGCGACCGGATTCCCGTCCAAAAACCAAACAGGATGCGCATGCCAGATTTTGTTTTCGGCGTCGGGCAGGTGGCGTGTGATCTCCGCATGGAGGAGGTTGCAGATTTCCTGATCCTCAGGAGATTGCAATTCGTGGTATTTCTGGATTTCTGAGTGCATATTTTTAGGGGTGGTGATCAGCAAGAGATAATTCGTGCCGAGATAAACTTTGTTAACCAAAAGATCGGATGAAAACGCAAAGTACGCAAAGGTTCGCAAAGTGACGCAAAGATCATATTCGGCCAAAAGAAATTTTTCTGCAATCGGATCATTTTAGAGCCATCACAAGATGGTCGAATGGTTCACGAAAATGCAAATTCGATCTTGGAACGCTTGTTGATGTACAGCGAATGGGCCTCCAATGGATAAGCACAATCCAACTGAACGGGCCGCTACAACGATGGCGCTTAACGCCGCAGCACCTGCATCAACTCCTCAAACTTTTCTGCAATTTCCCCCTTGAAGTTCCCGTCATTGAGGTGGGTTTTCATCATCAGATCACTGTCTTCACGCTTTTCGGGGGGCAACACGAGGCCAATTGGAAAGGCCTGACAATGAATGCATTTTTCCTTCAGCAGTTCTCGCACTTGCTTGAAAACCAATCCATGACCAAACTTTTCGTCCTTTTTCTCAAAGGAACTGCCGCAACAAGTCACAAAAATAAGTTGCCGTATGTTGAGTAGGTGTTGTTTTGTAAACGACCGTAAGGGTGCGATCAACTTTCCCATCCAAATCGGACCGCAGAGGATGATGCGGTCATAATTGGCGACCTCGTGTTGGAGTCGATGAATACCAAAATTCAGCCCTGCCATCATGAGAAATTGTGCATTCAATCGGGGGCGAATTGCCTCAATCTCGCAGTTTAATTCTTTGGCAATTTTTTCGGCGAGGTAACGATTGCTGCCCTTTTGCGAATAGTACAAAACCAATGATTTCATGGCGGATGGATTTTTGGCCAATTTCTGAACACAAACCAATGACCATGGTGATCCTTGTCAACTATATGGATGACTTTTGCCATGTCGCTTTCGAATTCGGCTGCATTCAATCCGTTCGATACGCGTACCGCTTCCTGGTTGCCCCATCATCGTAGCTTGCGCTGCGCGAGCCTTTCGCTGGATTGTATGCTGTGAAATAACCTGTTATATTGGCTCAAGTTCACCGTCTGAATCAGCTTCAAAAGTGCCTAGCGGCCGTTTTTCATCCGAATAAAATGCATCCATGAATTCTCGGAAAATCATCGAATGGCTTTTGGAAGGGGATGTTTCCGTTCAATATCAGGTTGGACGCGATTTGTTGGGCGTGGACAAAAAGGAACTGCAAGACAGAATCGCCACGGAAGGCTGGGGAATGGAATTCTTGGCTAGGCGCAAAACCGATGGACATTGGGGCGATCGATTTTATCAGCCGAAATGGATTTGCACGCATTATACATTGTTGGACCTGCGCAATTTGAATTTGCCACCTAACCATCCGCTCGTGCAGGAGACCATTGAAGGGGTATTGCAAAACCATCGGGCAGACGATGGCGGCATTCGATTGGGGCCGTCCACGGCGGAAAGGAGCGATGTTTGCGTCAATGCGATGGTATTGAACTACGCGGCTTACTTCCAAACGGCGCAAAATCAATTGGTTCCCATTGTGGACAGTATCCTGAATGAGTGTATGCCGGACGGTGGTTTTAATTGCCGGACTGTAAGAAGCGGCGCCAAACACAGTTCCCTGCACACCACAATATCCGTACTCGAAGGCCTGACCGAATTTCAAAATGCTGGACACGAATACCAGAAGGACAGGATTGTCCTTGCCAGAAAAACTGCCGTGGAATTCATCTTGCAACATCAATTGTTCCTCTCTGACAAGACCGGGCTGCTGATTCACAAGGACTTTCTGAAGCTCGTTTACCCAAGCAGATGGAAGTATGACATCCTGCGGGCCATGGATTATTTTCAGTTTGCCGGGATAGCTTGGGACGATAGGATGGAAGCCGCATGGCGCATTCTCCTAAGCAAACAAAACAAAGACGGAACTTGGAATATGGCTGCAGCGCATCCAGGGCAGGTTCATTGGGTCATGGAGAAAGCCGGCAAGCCAAGCCGATGGAATACCCTCCGGATGATGCGTGTGATGCGGCATTTTGATCCAACAAGGCTATCTTTGCCACTTTAAAAGAACGCGATTGTGAAAAACTACTTCATTGTCCTTGCTTTTCTGTTGCCGATTGGCCTTGTGGCGCAAAACATTGCCGGCAAGGTCACCAATGAAAAAAAGGAAGCCCTCGCGGGGGCATCTGTGTTTTGGATGGGCACGGAAATCGGGGTGACCACGGGCAGCAATGGGGAGTTTGAGCTTTCTGCCGAAGGAATTGTCACCCAAAAACTCATTGCAAGTTATGTCGGGCACCTGCCGGATACGATGGCGATTACCGGTCAAACCTTTGTGGAGTTTCGCTTGCAGGAAGCCAAAACCTTGGACGATGTGTTGATCGAAGCGCAACGGGATGGCGTATCGATTTCCGATGAATCCGCCATCAAAACCGAGCAAATCACCCAAACCGAACTGCAAAAAGCCGCCTGTTGCGACCTCGCGGGTTGTTTTGAAACCCAAACGACCGTGCAACCGCAAACCACCAATGTCATCACCAATTCCAAGGAACTCCGCATTTTGGGACTGTCGGGCGTTTACAATCAGGTTTTGATCGACGGGTTTCCGCTGATTCAGGGATTGTCTTACACTTACGGCATCAGCAGCATTCCCGGGACCATGGTCGACAACATTTATGTCGCCAAAGGTGCCAACAGCGTGTTGCAAGGCTACGAAAGCATCAGCGGACAAATCAACGTGGAAACCGTCGAGCCCGACACCAACAAGCGCCTGCTGCTCAATGCCTACATCAACAGTTTTCTTGAGAAACACTTCAATGCCAACTTCGCATTCACCAAGGGGAATTGGAGCAATTTGACGGCCTTGCACACCGTGCAACCGGCAACATCCATCGACCGGGACGACGATACTTTTCTGGATCTGCCCAAACTCAGACGCTACATGGTCTCCAACAAGTGGGTTTATGGGAAGGACACGGATTTTGGTTGGAACAGCCGCGTCGGGATCCGTTTTTTCAACGAAAGCCGCGTGGGCGGGCAAACCACATTCAACGCCAAAACCGATCAGGGGAGCACGACGGTTTATGGACAAACCGTCCGCATCAATCAGCCGGAGGCATGGACCAAAACCGGCTACCGCATCAACGAAAAACACAATATTGTGCTCTTTGCCTCCGCCTTTCATCAACAGCAGGAAGCCTATTTCGGGACGGTCAATTACGATGCCCAACAAACCAATGTTTACGGAAATCTGCAGTACGAATTGAGCTATGCAGGCAATGATCTCAAAACGGGGATCAGCTACCGCAACCTCAACTTAAACGAGGACGTTGCTTTTACCGATACCACCTTGCAACGGACCTATGCCGGCAACTATCGGCGGATGGAGAGCATTCCGGGCCTTTTTGCAGAGCATACCCTGCGGCTTTTCAATGACAAACTCACGTGGATCGCCGGCGTCCGGGGCGATTTGCACAATCAATTTGGCATGCAATTCACCCCACGGACCTTGGTGAAATTCGACATCACCCCCAAGACGATCGTTCGGGCGAATATTGGAACAGGATGGCGGACCGTAAACCTGTTCAGCGAAAATATCGGCTTGCTCGTCAGTTCCAGGGACATTGTTTTTGCCGAATCCTTGCAGCCCGAAAAGGCCCTCAATTTCGGGCTGAACCTCACGCAGAAGTTCGAAACCAACGACGAAAACCTTTCCGGGTATTTCAGTGCGGACTTTTACCGCACCGATTTTCAGAATCAAGTCTTTCCCGACTACGACACCGATCCGACGAAAGCGATCATCCAAAACTTCGAAGGCACAAGCATCAGCAATGGTTTGCAGTTGGAATTGAACCTGAAAATTTGGAAACGATTTGAGCTCAAGACCGGCTACAATTTTCTGGATGTGTACCGCGAAATCGGCGAA
This DNA window, taken from Bacteroidota bacterium, encodes the following:
- a CDS encoding alpha/beta hydrolase fold domain-containing protein, yielding MQRQRATDYSKLPPTITFVGDLEPFKDETLTYVQQLQQAHVPVEFQLFKGCFHAFEMVAPKAKISQSAWAFLLGAYGEYWERYFGERS
- a CDS encoding alpha/beta hydrolase fold domain-containing protein, with the protein product MKINKQQLDPELRKFYGPMKFAAGLLGRAWTVRMLNRLGNLTKGAKIKGLNCAEQWIPGTAGGPDIRVRIFGPANATGKLPGMLYIHGGGYITGSPESFLEVIHRFIATKPCIIVSPAYRRALDAPYPAAFDDCYSTLLWMKANAETLGMIADKFIVAGHSAGGGLTAAVSLKATDTQDVAIAFQMPIYPMIDDRQNTASTVDNNAPVWNAKTNKFGWKAYLQDLNAQHVPIPAYAAAARDGLFEASAHHYLCRRLGTLQG
- a CDS encoding KOW motif-containing protein, producing the protein METSQLKDGDNCTVIAGTHKGKSGIVRDIHASKTGHITITVVQENGVRFKTLAKNVVVQ
- a CDS encoding DUF1801 domain-containing protein, with protein sequence MHSEIQKYHELQSPEDQEICNLLHAEITRHLPDAENKIWHAHPVWFLDGNPVAGYSKLKGGVRLLFWSGQTFDEPGLKNEGNFKAAEARFTTAEQVNVDDLARWLQKARDIQWDYKNIVKRKGVLKD
- a CDS encoding carboxypeptidase-like regulatory domain-containing protein; translation: MKNYFIVLAFLLPIGLVAQNIAGKVTNEKKEALAGASVFWMGTEIGVTTGSNGEFELSAEGIVTQKLIASYVGHLPDTMAITGQTFVEFRLQEAKTLDDVLIEAQRDGVSISDESAIKTEQITQTELQKAACCDLAGCFETQTTVQPQTTNVITNSKELRILGLSGVYNQVLIDGFPLIQGLSYTYGISSIPGTMVDNIYVAKGANSVLQGYESISGQINVETVEPDTNKRLLLNAYINSFLEKHFNANFAFTKGNWSNLTALHTVQPATSIDRDDDTFLDLPKLRRYMVSNKWVYGKDTDFGWNSRVGIRFFNESRVGGQTTFNAKTDQGSTTVYGQTVRINQPEAWTKTGYRINEKHNIVLFASAFHQQQEAYFGTVNYDAQQTNVYGNLQYELSYAGNDLKTGISYRNLNLNEDVAFTDTTLQRTYAGNYRRMESIPGLFAEHTLRLFNDKLTWIAGVRGDLHNQFGMQFTPRTLVKFDITPKTIVRANIGTGWRTVNLFSENIGLLVSSRDIVFAESLQPEKALNFGLNLTQKFETNDENLSGYFSADFYRTDFQNQVFPDYDTDPTKAIIQNFEGTSISNGLQLELNLKIWKRFELKTGYNFLDVYREIGETKARLPFNSTHKSLLTFSYKPLTNKFHYDMNVHWYGAQRLPNTASNPVEFQRPDFSKPYTTVNAQFTYSLKKWEVYTGCDNIFDFRQRRPIISWENPFGPYFDTSSVWGPTKGRELYLGLRFRLTND